Below is a genomic region from Sorghum bicolor cultivar BTx623 chromosome 9, Sorghum_bicolor_NCBIv3, whole genome shotgun sequence.
CAAGCTTCCGAGGAACACATAACTATGTCCAAGCTTCGGCCCAGCCTGACGTCTACAGGCGCCTCCTTCTGCTTGCTGTTTGCTTCCCATCAGAGTTCACTGCCCCATCAGACATCCTGACATTTCTCCGTTCTTGTGCGTCCACTTGTCCACAAGCAGCGGAAACTGGTGCTGCAGCAAAATAGTACCTGAGAAATAGGAAGCATTTCTGAAAGTGAAGAATCCATCTCCATGCCCTTGTGGTAGACACATAATTAAAGGAGGTAATGGCACAACTGCGACATTTATCTCGGTTCCAGAGTTCCAACAGAGCAGCCATCGGTTGCTAGACGCCTGGAAGAGCTTAGTCCAGAAATGTAAGAATTTATATGGAATAGTTCCTCTAAATCCTTACGAAGAAATTCTAATAAATCTCAAAAGTCCAATACCAATGTTTTCTTATGGGCTTTAATATTTAAATCCATAAGTAGAGGTAGGAGGTGCAACATCAATTAATACTATATTACTAATTGATATGGAGGTAGGGAGTTTTCGTCACTATATATACAGTACCAATCCTCTTAAGAAAAGACATGCCAAAAACTACTATTGGAAGTTCTAGTTGAAAAATCCTAAGGTAGCcaaatagtatttttctcttcttGCTACTGCACTACCGCCGTAGTCTCGTCCATGCGACCCTACACCGGAAGAGGACATGTAAGGTTTTTGGAAAGTGTTTTTTGCGGGATTGCTCCCGATTTCCATGACGGCTCCCATCCAAGTCAGGCAGCGTTAGTCCCTACGCATCTGTCGTCAACTGCTTCGAGCTCTTCCTCCACTGCTCACTGACGACCTCGCGCCACCACCATCTGCATCTCCATCACCGGTGACATCGCCTCCTGCTATAGTCAAAAAGTACACATCTCGTGATCCGATGTCTTTCTTTCAGCTATTTAATGTGACTAGTGCATGAGCTATGCTTATACCAGTAGTTATGTTTATGCTACTGTTAAATCATGCTAGTATATAAGTTATTCTTAATCTAGTTCTTGAATttgtcatgatttatattctggTTTGCCTAATTATTTAAacacaagaaagtcaccactacAAGTAAGCAAAGAATGTACTCCAGGAATAATGGATCTGCTCCAGACCTCTTTGTATCCCATGCCAGTGACACCAGAGTTGTATATAACTATAAAAAGATAGCCAAGGAGTCGGTCTGAGTTGTTGGGCTCCCATACTCTGGATCTCAATCTGCAGAGATAACAATCGAGGTGGAGTCCACAACGACCTCAGGTCCATAACCATTCCAGTCGCATTGCACATATGACTAGAGTCAGATCCATACAGAACCTCTGTACCTCATCAGGACGCATGCGTGAAAAGTTCAAGCAAGTGCAGTTATCAATAGTTCCTTCcttgatcatttccttattgatCATGTTCCATTGTCCAACACTTGGCGCACAAGTTTTCTCCTTACCAGATTCAACAGGGCACAGCACACGGGCTGGAACAGTCACTAGATCACCGCTAACTTTGATGCCGAACTCCTAAGCAAACCTATCATCTGCATACTTGTTATGCAGAACCATATCACGTATGCTCTGCTCGCTCTCCTGGGAACGTTTACATGTTGCTCTAAGTATTGTTGGTCACTTGTCTATCATCAAGCTTCTTAGATTATCTCTGCCCTTCTACAGTCTTGCAAACCTTCCTAGGCAAATATACGGGTTGTGTATCACTGCCAGCCTCAAGACAAGCCCAAGAATCATATATACTTCAAACTGTAGTTGTATTTGTCCCAAAAGTACTACAGAACAGTCTTTTTTGTCCCAAGATCATCAACAGGAAATATCAACTGGCTCATAGGGATGGGAGTATGTAACCCCTGTTATCCTGTATCTTCTGATGAGTTGTTTCAATGAGAACTCTGCGTAATGCTTTCTTTATCTTCACATGATCTCTGTCTGACAAAGGTCGAGATGTATCACACATGTTCAGAAACTCCTCCACAATGATAACTGTCACAGGCTTAAAAAGGTATATTGCTGATAGCCTGATACATTTATATTCAGTGAAAGCCCATTTGTGTGGGGCATAGGCTTTGGTAGTAACCCCTCCACTCAAGCCCCTCACCTAATGTCAGTCTTTGTGACCAAAGGTAGTAGAGAAAAAGGATCTTGACAGTGTGACATAATTCAAAGATGGCGACTGCTTGAGGACAACATCAAGTACTTGTATGGTTTGTTGAGGCATATCCCTCTGTCTTCCATGCAGAAACTGCTGAAGGTGGTACAAATCTGTTCTCCCAGCAATTCGAATTGTGATTTTGTACTCCCTCTCCACACTGCTGAGGGGTCCACCGAGCAGCTCAGACATGCTTGCAGGACCCATCGTTGCAACCTGCTTCCGCATGACCAAGTGACGTCCATGGCAACCTTGAGGGCCTTTCATGGTGCCAGTGCTTCCGTGTTGCAGAGCAGATGGAGCTGGAATTGTGTTTCAGCAGCGCGAGCATGGAGCACCACAACAGACATCAAGGCAGCACACTGGGAGGTGAACACGGTGAACACTGGTGCAGGCTTGCTTGATGTCAAAGGATGGTGATGGTGCGACATTTCATCGAACACCACATGTGCATGAATCGAGACAGTAGGAGTAGGGGCCTCTCGGCTATGGTTCCGGCATTGGCAAATAGTAACAATGCATTATTATATAGACTCATCGTAATGTTCATATAGGTATTATTGATAGACCAAACAAATAACATTAGGATTGACATAATATAATTAAGACATACACAGACACATTGATAGTATTTCGTTGCAATGTTCTTGCAATGAAACTATTTGTAGCCCTTATAGAGCAGTACTAACACTTAACATCATATATTGTCTTCAACCAACTAGGTTTACATGCATCATTATATTGGATACTAAAACCATAGATAAAATCTAGCTAATATTGTCCATGTCCATTCCCTGATTATGAGGAAAACCTCCCAGTTCATGACCATTACTGGTCTTCTGGCATTGATGGCTGTGTGTCACAGAGGCTAACATTGTTGGTGTTGAAGCATTGTCTTCTGGTGGTGCACTCCTGCCTATGAAAATACTTTTGCGCGTGGCTAGAGATCTGCACAGGTGTCTTTGTGGGGACAAAGTACTTGGAGATGCTATTCCATTCACCACTGCCAAATGCTTCTAGACCATGAAGGAAATtcctataataataatagtaagtcAGATAAGAATACATATCCTATTCCATAATCTAAAGAATAGTGAAAATGAAATCTCAACATCTCATGGTATGAaattctaaagaccacatgatTATTAATTGTACGGAAAATTAACATTGAATATGTGACAAAAGTGTCCAAATCAATCAATGCAAAAGTGAAAGACCTGTGCTCGTATGTGGTCCAAAACTTCACTGCATGTCTCCTTTTCTTAGGAACAACATTCACAAGGGCACTGCTTCCCACAACATGTTGGTTGCTACTCTGTGCCATCGTCATCTCCACTACCAGCTCAACATATAAATTAATCACCTGGTGCTTCTCCTTCCATGGGAACATTGCTTGGAGATCATCCACAAACTCATTGTGCTTCTTGTTTGTGTCGTTTGTGTAGGTTTTGTTGGTGATGTGACTAGTGATGAGTGACTTCACCATATCTATCTCGGAGGAACTCCACCCCTCGTTGAAGTTGGGATCCATGAGGTGTAAGGGTTGAGTACTACACAAGAGGCTATTGTATGAACCAGGATGTTGGGATGGAGTGAATGTCAAGGACAAGGCTAGGCATTTATAGGCCTTGTAGAAAATCTTTTAGTATTGGTTTCAATTGATTGTACATAAATTTTATATTTAGTCAAACAATTGTTTTTAATCATAATATCAATGATATCTAGTCATGTGTATCCATATCTTGGTGATACTATAATTTTAGAATTGTAGTTTGACATACTTCATTTGTTCAAATCAAAGATTGAGATATCAATCCTTCGCAAGAAGATTGAGATATTAATGACCAAGGATAAACAAGACCACATATCAACTCATAGTAATACAATGACCATTTTAACTGAAGAGAGCCTATTACACAATGAAGGTCATATGACACAACAAATTACTAGGAGTGCAATTTAGGTTGGATGGTTAATTAGCTGTTCATTTTAGGATTAATTACCTAACTTGATTTCGGGACCATACTTCCAAGAGTATCTCCTCATCATAAGCACACAACTTCTACACATTGTGTGTGTTCTCTCTCATGTAAGATAAATGAAGGCAACAATTGCACAAACCTCGACATTTGTGTTGTCAGCACAAATGATGTACTCACAGGCCTTGATGTGTAAGACAGACATAGTTGCTACATGCAAATCCTAGAGTTGACTTAGATTATGTGAGGTCAAATCTTGGTGCAGCCCAACAATTTTTCAATAGTGTGCTTGGCATGCTAATTAGGTGTCAAGGAATACAAGCATGCACATCCATAACACCTAAGGATGTGCATAGGCCATACCACTATTCTCGAGCACACATGTTGGAAGGAAACAAATGTCTAGATTTGCTACTATCAATTGACTCCATCTTTTATAAAGTATTGTGGCTCCAAATGTTTAATCACTTGACTTTGAGCTTTGTGCAACCAAATGCCATATTAATGTGTTTCCACTACTTAAATAAATGCAAATTGGCAATCCTATATTCATATCTTTCCTTGTGGTATGGCATTTATTACTCTTGTTTTTGTTTGCTGTCCAAATATGCTATAATCTTAATAGTAGAAGTAAACTTTTGACTTTGGGTcaattgtatatatgtatggtcTATGTTTTCCTACAGGATGGTTTGGGTATTTTTCTCGTTTATCAAGGTGTCATTCTAGCCTTATCAGTGATTGAAGAGTGTACAATATGCATTTTATTCTCGAGACATTTGACATATATGCATACAAGTCTACTTTATGTTCACTGTACCACATAAATAGTATTATTTTGAAAGCTGAGGCAAAAATCTTTTATATAAGGAATATATGTTTTTGTCATAGACTCATCATGAACGACAGCCAGTTCTTTTATATAAGGCATACATGTCTTTTATACAAGTCTACTATATTCTTAAGACATTTGAACAAGAAACTAAACATTAACCTGTACAGTATTTGACCTTTGCTTATTATTGCCTATATCTTGTCATGTAGGTAAACCgcttttgagtaaaatatacttACATTGACCTGTGTTTGGAATCTAATAAATTTACAATCAATTATTTCTTCAGTATAGCACTATACTCAAATACGACATTTATTTACAGTTTGTACTCAAATATGTCATTTATTATGATACATATATAAAAGCATGACCTACGACTCACTGACATGAAGATGGCATTTACCTATGGTGTACCGACAAATTTGAGCAAGAAATAGAGCTAATTTGCAAATATCTCCACTATTTGCATACACATTCTTCTATTTTCCTGGCAGATAAACTATTTTTATTATAAACCTTTGACGGGAAGACAATATATATCTTGGTTGTAGCGTGCTACCGCATAAAGACAATATGTACATTTTGGGAACAAGAATGCTAAACAACAACCGAGTAGTTTACCTGGATTTCACACACGATtttgcagctgctggatctGAGCGCGGAGGAGGGAGCGGGCAGTCGAATCTCCCCCTGCCACTActgtcttcttcttcctcccacaCACCTGCGTCCGCCGTCTTCTTCCCTAGCTCTAGCACGGTGGCTTAGATCTCCCCCTACTCTAGCGGGCAGTTGAATCTCCCCTTGCCACTGGTGAGCTCTCCAACTCCTAGTCCCACCACTCCTACTACCgtcttcttctccaactccaacAGATAGAAGGGCCTGACCTAGGGGAGGTAGGTAGGACAGGTTGTGGAGATGATGGCCGGGCGATTTAGGGGAGCTGGTCGTGGTAGTGGCGGCTGGGCCAGGTCAGGCCAGGGGAGGCTTGCCGAAGCTAGAGAAGATGGCAGCGGTGGTGGGAGGGGAAGGAGGCGGCCGCCGAAGCTCCGACGAACCCTAGTGCCCGCGGCGGGGCGGAGGTTGGCGACAAGGAGAAGAAGGGTGGGGTGCTCGACGGCAAGGAGGCTATGAACGGCTGGAtctacgaggaggaggaggaggaggaggaggaggaggaggaggaggaggaggccaccGTGGCCGCTACCAGAGAGCTCGGCGTGGGTGGGAGAGCGTGGGCGTGTGGGGAAGAAGTCGAGTGTGGGAGGGGAGAAACACTCAGTTTCTTTATAGACAGACTCTTTGAGAAAAAATAACCATCCCACATAAGAAGATAAGTTGATTCGAGTGCATGAACACCACGGACTCAACTGCAGCTTGAGAACTCATCTCTAGTTAAACTGAAGCCGGAAAGTATgctaaattaataaaaaaaggTAAGTAAAAAAGAAATTGCAGCTCACTCCTTACCAAGGAGCAATTCCAAAAATAGATGGTGATTCCTAATGAAAAAATGCTTAGTAATTCAGTCTTCAAGATGCAACTATTCAATGGAAAAAGATGGTACTTCCAATAAAAATAAGTAATGATAACATTAATGGACGAAAGTTTGGGTATCACTCATAGAAGAAATATCTCAATAAAAATTTGTTAGCAACTCATTCTTTTGAACAAGTTAAGTTTCACATTTAAATGACCACTTGCTATGTTTTTGTATTCTAACTAGGTCTTACCAATGATATACATGGAAAAAATAAGGAAACAAATGTTTCTCTATTCGCTTATGTCCTGCAAAGATTTTGATACCTTTGGATGAAAAAAAtaacctttttatttttttgatacttGCCTCTAGTCTGTTATACGTTGTTTGTGATGATTTACTTGTGATCAGGTGATGCACTTTTGGATCATGCTTCACACTTACCTTCGTTGAAGGCAGGTAAACGTGACGCTATGGTCCACATGCTTTAGCTCTATTATTTGAATTACATCCACTAAATTTCAGTACCTCACACTAGCTACATAATATAAAATTTGAAGTATTACTTTACCTTAAAGTACGCTATTTCATATATTATTGGTATTActattaaaaaaatagaaaaaagtcTATATAAACCCCTCTAAACTATAAAATCAAGTATTATACACATTAAATTTTGTATAACTAGACATACAATTCTTGAGTGGTTTTGCTAGATGGTTTTGCATACGTGACCCTCCACACTAGTGGCTACCTTTGATGACGTGGTGTCCAGGCCCACCTATCAGCTCTCACACCATGGCTGCCCAGATGGCAGTGAGCAACACCCTACGCTACGACAATGAGCCTCGGCCTTAGCTTTGTCGGTGGCCCTTCTACTCCCTTTTCAGCGCCGAAGCAGTCGAGGCCGCCATAATACGTCGTTACCGGCCTAGTTTGTgagaaattttgtaaaattttttaatttctcatcacatcaaatcttatggcacatatatgaagcatacaatatatattaaaaattaactaattatacagtttgtctgtaatttgcgagacaaatcttttgagtctagataGTCTatgtgattagacaatatttatcaaatacaaatgaaagtgctatagtgtccattttgcaaaaaaaatttgcaactaaacaaatcCTATGTTTGTGCGTCGTCCTCTTTTAACAACGTGTGGGGCCAAGCACCAGCGTTTCCATGTGAGCCACTTGGACGGCCACGTCGGCAAACTAAGAGACACAACCACTAGAAGGTGTTAAATgcttaattttaaaaaaaagtttaggGCCTGTTCGTTTGCAGCCCAAAATAACCTGAAACTGTTCTGTATCTGAAACCATTCGTTAAATTATATTGGGCTCGAATTGTTTCGGGCTATTCCAAGCCGAGAACGCTTAACCGAACGGGCCCTTAGGGTGATGAATACAGGGTTTCATAGTTCGTGGGGGTAAAGTAGGCACATGAACAAAGGTCAAAGGATCATGTACACTTTTTTCTATTGAATTACTTCCTCAATACAAAGTCATTTAGGACAgcgacacggtctccaaagcGTAACTTTGACTCCCTATTTTtacaaaaatatttatcaaaaagtggtatatgtatattttttatgaaagtatttttcaagacaaatctattcatatggttttcacattttcaaacttaacaacttaaaagttattcatgatttatattctctaTATTTGACCTAAACCTTGTTTAAAACGATTTTCTCTgtaggtatggagggagtatgaagTATGTAAAGTGCGCATATTGCAACATTTGCATTTATACTTTTCCATTGAGATGCATTTGAAGAAACCATAGCTATTGGTGCAGTAAGTACTCAGATAACAATGCATGTTGAAAGAAGCAATAGTGTTGCCGAATACTCCGGTTGGAAATGGGTGCTCTCAGGTTTCTTTGGAAAGTGGACTTTATAAATCTGTAGACTATCCGCATGTTGTGTCGGACCCTCTGCCATCTCACTCAGAGGTTTAGCTAAGAGGTTTGGCCAACTTTGGGGCTTGGTGGACTCTCTGTTGATCCGATTACAAAACCTATGCTCTAAGCTTTTCATGACTTACTAAGTGATTTGATTAAACTTTAGATGCTAGGAGTTGTGCATCATGCATGTGTTAGATGCTTGCTGGGTGGTTTAGGTAGGTGACTAGGCTCAAGATAGCTAGGGTTTGGATCTTTCTTATCAAATGCACTATGGGATTGGAAATTAATCCATAAATCATGATAAAAGGAAGGCAAATCCTTGAGATTGGGCATGACAACTTAGCTTGGGATTTGTTGAGTTCCTTGCCACCGAAAATGAAGATTGAGAGGATTAAGTTGTAGCAACTCTAAATCTAAGATGATGGACCCACTTCCAATGTCCTTGATACATTCATGCATGGAGAAAACTTGAGTTAGGTCCTAGGGGTTGAAGCCAAGAAAATGAGAATAAAGAGTTCTTGAGCTAACCATGGCATGAAGAAGATGGTGAAGCTCGAGTCCTTGCTCTTGGAATAATGTCGTTTCCCTTTTCATGATTGTTCATCTGTCcaatctccttcttctccacttTCTCACTCTAGTTCATCTTTTccttccatgttcttcattctaATAGAGCGAGAGTGAGTGGGTGAGGGAAATGATAGAAGTATGAGTGAAGCTAAGAATTCTTAGCTAGTATTCCATTTCATGCTGACATGTGGGTCATCGCTCATGAAGTGGAAAATAGCTCATGAACCACTCAATCTGCTATCTCAGTGGAGTGGCGGATGGTCCGCCAGCAGTGATGAAACATTCCATTAGTCCACCGCGTTTGAGAAATTAACCTTGGG
It encodes:
- the LOC110430251 gene encoding uncharacterized protein LOC110430251, which gives rise to MDPNFNEGWSSSEIDMVKSLITSHITNKTYTNDTNKKHNEFVDDLQAMFPWKEKHQVINLYVELVVEMTMAQSSNQHVVGSSALVNVVPKKRRHAVKFWTTYEHRNFLHGLEAFGSGEWNSISKYFVPTKTPVQISSHAQKYYFAAAPVSAACGQVDAQERRNVRMSDGAVNSDGKQTASRRRRL